The following proteins come from a genomic window of Nitrospira sp.:
- a CDS encoding Epoxyqueuosine reductase QueG: MSITAAIKQEARALGFDAVGITHVSGGQTGSAAGNQGNGPFSHSETTAPRHLFDRLTEWLRRGYHGTMAWMERAPNKRADPGRVLAGCRSIISLGINYLTEQRADEQPGYGRIARYAWGRDYHKLFDARLKQLEQVIHEMAPESKTRSYCDTGPIMEKAWAEQAGLGWIGKHSNLVSADYGSWLLLGEVLTTLDLEPDEPATDLCGSCTLCIQACPTRAIIEPYVVDATRCISYLTIELRGDDAVIPHELQADIGNKIFGCDDCLDVCPFNLRAEPTQERAFQSSSLTLSPNLRELSNLDESTFTAVFQQSPIRRAKHQGFLRNVAIAQRNLKSS; this comes from the coding sequence ATGTCTATTACGGCAGCAATCAAACAAGAAGCCCGCGCGCTGGGGTTCGATGCGGTCGGCATTACGCACGTATCCGGTGGACAGACAGGGTCAGCTGCCGGCAACCAAGGAAACGGTCCTTTTTCCCATTCCGAGACCACGGCGCCTCGACATCTTTTCGACCGTCTCACCGAATGGCTCCGGCGAGGCTATCACGGCACCATGGCCTGGATGGAACGGGCGCCGAACAAGCGCGCCGATCCCGGCCGGGTGCTTGCCGGTTGCCGATCAATCATTTCACTGGGAATCAACTACCTCACCGAACAACGCGCCGACGAACAGCCGGGCTACGGCCGTATTGCACGATATGCTTGGGGAAGGGACTATCACAAGCTTTTTGATGCCAGGCTCAAGCAACTGGAGCAGGTCATTCACGAGATGGCACCCGAATCGAAAACCCGTTCCTACTGCGACACCGGCCCCATCATGGAGAAAGCCTGGGCCGAACAGGCGGGCTTGGGCTGGATTGGGAAGCATTCCAACCTTGTTTCAGCGGACTATGGTTCTTGGCTGCTGTTGGGAGAAGTGCTGACCACATTGGATCTGGAACCAGATGAACCGGCGACTGATCTCTGCGGCAGCTGCACGCTTTGCATTCAGGCTTGTCCCACGAGAGCCATCATCGAACCCTATGTCGTCGACGCCACACGTTGTATTTCCTATCTCACCATCGAGTTGCGCGGCGATGACGCCGTCATCCCTCACGAGTTACAAGCCGACATAGGAAACAAAATCTTCGGCTGCGACGATTGTCTCGACGTGTGCCCGTTCAATTTACGAGCCGAACCGACTCAGGAACGTGCTTTTCAATCTTCCTCGTTGACCCTCTCCCCTAACTTGCGAGAGCTTTCCAATCTGGACGAATCGACCTTCACGGCTGTATTTCAACAAAGCCCGATTCGACGTGCCAAACACCAGGGTTTTCTCCGGAACGTGGCCATCGCGCAACGCAACCTTAAGTCTTCGTAA
- a CDS encoding Thiamin-phosphate pyrophosphorylase, with product MARVSEEKNPGATVLAGLYVILDPSVRPDRPLLDVLKASATAGVKIFQYRNKTASMKASYAEALPLRKAAHELGALFIVNDRCDLALAVDADGVHLGQGDLPLDLARTVMGPDKLIGISTHSRAQVVAATAGRPDYLGFGPIFTPGSKLDYDPIVGLQGLRAIRPLTALPIFAIGGITVDRTKEVIRAGADGVAVISAILKAPDISQAVTDFVSRISSSTSSGS from the coding sequence ATGGCTCGAGTTTCGGAAGAGAAGAATCCCGGCGCAACGGTACTGGCAGGTCTCTATGTCATTCTGGATCCGTCAGTCCGTCCCGATCGTCCACTCCTCGATGTGTTGAAAGCGTCCGCAACAGCCGGCGTTAAAATATTTCAATACCGGAACAAGACGGCTTCGATGAAAGCATCATATGCGGAGGCGTTGCCGCTGAGAAAGGCGGCGCATGAGCTCGGCGCCCTGTTCATCGTCAATGATCGATGCGATTTGGCTCTGGCCGTGGATGCGGACGGTGTGCATCTCGGACAGGGAGACTTACCGCTCGACCTCGCACGAACTGTCATGGGGCCTGACAAACTGATCGGCATTTCGACGCACAGCCGAGCCCAAGTGGTGGCGGCGACAGCCGGCAGGCCCGACTACCTCGGCTTTGGTCCGATTTTTACGCCCGGCTCAAAATTGGACTATGATCCGATCGTTGGTCTGCAAGGGCTACGAGCAATCCGTCCCTTGACCGCACTCCCGATCTTCGCCATCGGCGGGATTACAGTGGATCGTACAAAAGAAGTGATTCGAGCAGGAGCCGACGGCGTAGCGGTCATCTCCGCCATTCTCAAGGCACCGGATATTTCGCAGGCCGTTACCGATTTTGTCTCGCGGATCTCATCATCAACTTCGTCAGGTTCTTGA
- a CDS encoding Dethiobiotin synthase BioD yields the protein MPHGVFITGTDTGVGKTVVTAALALHLKKRGLTVGVMKPIETGVSAGGEARSDAGRLRSIVESEETWGAICPYSFALPVAPLTAAQLTGLSINPGTISKIYRLLSSRYECMVVEGVGGLQVPITHSDNVLSLIKHLRLPVIVVGRSGLGGINHALLTVEALRRQKIRMIALVLNRTHSVRSTLARVQERSTIEILRKQSGIPVIGPLPYEPGLQSRFRPAVLHLARSAAVKNLTKLMMRSARQNR from the coding sequence ATGCCGCATGGCGTCTTCATAACCGGTACCGATACGGGAGTCGGGAAGACAGTGGTTACAGCTGCGCTCGCCCTGCATCTGAAGAAGCGCGGACTGACGGTGGGCGTGATGAAACCGATTGAGACAGGAGTCTCGGCAGGAGGAGAAGCTCGGTCGGATGCAGGCCGACTACGATCCATCGTAGAAAGTGAAGAGACATGGGGAGCGATCTGTCCCTATTCATTTGCATTGCCGGTCGCTCCCCTTACCGCTGCGCAACTAACAGGGCTCAGCATCAATCCCGGCACGATCAGCAAGATCTATCGTCTATTATCCAGCCGATATGAGTGCATGGTGGTCGAAGGAGTCGGCGGCCTTCAAGTACCCATCACGCACAGCGACAACGTGCTGAGCTTGATCAAACACTTGCGCCTTCCGGTTATCGTCGTTGGACGATCCGGACTGGGCGGAATCAATCACGCCTTGTTGACCGTCGAAGCCCTTCGGCGACAGAAGATCAGGATGATCGCGCTCGTTCTGAATCGCACACATTCCGTCAGATCGACCCTCGCGCGCGTTCAGGAGCGATCGACGATTGAGATCCTTCGCAAACAATCCGGAATACCTGTGATCGGCCCACTCCCCTACGAGCCAGGCCTGCAAAGCCGCTTCCGACCCGCAGTCCTACACCTTGCCCGATCGGCTGCGGTCAAGAACCTGACGAAGTTGATGATGAGATCCGCGAGACAAAATCGGTAA
- a CDS encoding Oxidoreductase, short-chain dehydrogenase/reductase family, which translates to MEPLISSIPSVKDGLTTPSDRPAVLITGASGGIGRAISQAFGKIGWYVGVHYYRNKPAAEATLEHVLKSGGIGDSYYADIREAESVRRMIDKFSSCSSGPLAFVCNAGIGQSDVLLRHSDEIWANVIVTNLTGTFHCLRAMAPFMLDRGGGSIIVIGSHTGFHGTTGQSAYATSKAGLIGLVRSAALEWGPHNIRVNLVLPGWQKTDLTEGIFPEGSGWPDHALRRPPAIEEAVSTIVHVAQLNDVSGQVWNCDSRHL; encoded by the coding sequence ATGGAACCTCTCATTTCATCAATACCCTCCGTGAAGGATGGACTGACCACACCGTCTGATCGCCCTGCTGTCCTCATTACCGGGGCTTCCGGAGGCATCGGTCGCGCCATCAGTCAAGCATTCGGAAAAATCGGATGGTACGTAGGAGTCCATTACTATCGGAATAAACCGGCGGCAGAAGCGACCTTGGAGCACGTCCTGAAGAGCGGTGGAATCGGAGACTCATACTATGCGGATATTCGAGAAGCTGAATCCGTTCGACGCATGATCGACAAATTTTCCAGCTGCTCGTCCGGCCCATTAGCATTTGTCTGCAATGCTGGAATCGGACAGAGCGATGTGCTCCTGCGCCATTCGGACGAGATCTGGGCGAATGTCATCGTCACGAACCTCACAGGAACATTTCACTGCTTGCGAGCCATGGCACCTTTCATGCTCGATCGAGGCGGAGGCTCCATCATTGTGATCGGGTCACACACGGGATTCCACGGGACGACCGGTCAGAGCGCCTATGCGACATCGAAGGCGGGATTGATCGGACTCGTACGATCGGCTGCATTAGAGTGGGGTCCGCACAATATTCGCGTGAATCTCGTGCTGCCCGGCTGGCAGAAGACCGACCTGACCGAGGGAATATTCCCGGAAGGCAGTGGATGGCCGGATCACGCATTGCGCCGTCCCCCGGCGATCGAGGAGGCCGTCAGTACGATCGTACATGTGGCGCAACTCAACGATGTATCGGGACAGGTTTGGAACTGCGACAGCAGACACCTGTAA